The segment CTCCAGAGGAAGCAAAAGCAGCTGATGATGAAACCAAATCATCTGAGAAAGATAAGGTGCTTGATTGATGGGGAAGACTCTCAACTCCCATgctaagaaacaaaaaaaaaattatttttcttcattACACGCTGAATTTTTGttattggtttttatttttatttttgggtgaCTTCAAAACTGTATTAATACCAAAGAATAATTCACAACAGGTTCGGGTTAATAATTCCCAAaagaaaatatcatattttatatcagatgaaattgaatatttattttgctaTGGAATCTATTTATATGAAAGTTCTTTTACATATGAGCTGTCTTAAAACTATTAAACCTTAAATAATTTATGaactataaaactatttatataataattttcataaattataaaaagactaaaaactaaaaactaatttttctgaataaattttacatattattcaaaaaagaaaaaaactcctAACGTCACTTTGAGTCTTTGACCAATATTTATCAAATCCTGAAAAGGGCAGCgagaagagaagaaatataATACTGCAGCTCTCAAGAGAATAACAATTTCCAGTTAAGAGTATTTAGTAAAACAATATTGTAATAATCTGGAGAGAAGAAACACATTCAAACTGACTAAAACTTATAGTAAATCGTACTACCAACTTTCTAACTAAACAACACCATTACAGCAAAAGTGATGCAATGGCCTAGTTTCATCCATCATAGGCTGCCTCTACAAGCTTCGCAGTAAACCTAAGCTTCttgattttcaattttgtttcctCGGAACATAATGCTTTCCACTCATTGCtcaactcttttcttttctccgTTCCAAGGTTCATCATCAGCTTCTTAAGCTGTAACTTCCTCTGCCAAACACTTAAACCTTGCAAAATCGTTGTCTCAAACGCATCTTCCACAACGCGTAACTcatcagcatcatcatcatgacTCTCCTTTCCGTCGGTTGTTTTGTCAACACCCACTTCATAAAGCGATTTGCCATCAAACGCATCTTCCTCCGCCCCGTTTTCATTTACAGGTTCATTATTACCCACTCGCCCATTATCCTTTACAGGTTCATCATTACTCACTCGCCCAGTTTCCCTAAAGCCATTCTCCTGATTCATCAAAATCACTCTTAACTGTTACTGCGATAGCAAAACTTTAGACTTGGAAACAGAACCAAAACTGTAGgttggaaaacaaaaaaaaaacgatataAATAGGTCACTCACGATCTGCACAACGTTCTCCGTGCCATTGCCACCATAAAGCTTACTACTTTCATCCCCATTGTCATTCACATAAACAGCATTATCCATTTGTTCATCATCCCCCTGATTGATCAGCAACCAATAGTACCAAATcattttaaactatttacaGAATCAAATCAAGAAACCTTCACTTACGCAACTTTGAGTCGTCTCTCCTCCTGGTGATTTCTCAATGCCTCCTCCTTGAGCCTCTTCTTCTTGTGCTTTCTCGTCGTTAGCAGCAACTTCAGGTTGGTAAACGCCCCAGATCATGTTGGAGTATCCAAAGGCTTGAGAGTCAGTAAGCCTAGTAAAGAGCGGATCTTCCCCTCGATCGATTCTCTCCATGTGAAGAGCGAACTTCCTCCTCAGCTTCCTGACCTTACTGAAAAGCTGCTCCTTGGAGAATTTCACATGGATGGAACCTTGCACGAAACGGAAGAAACCATCCCAATCGAAACTCGGATCGTGCCTTGTATTCACTCTGTAATCCACTAATCCCTAAAAATATCCACAGCAAGTGAGAAGAGGATCTAATGTGACATAGGAGTAGAGATGCTGAAATGAGATGGGGACCTTTAAGATAGAGAGCTCGTCGTCCTCGTTCCATATCCGTTTGATCAAAGGAGAAGCCgatttattcttcttcttcttcctcgaaaCGTCTTCTGAGGGAGACTTCGGCAGACATGTATCGGAGCAATTGAGGCGATTCGTAGTCGCCATTTGCACTTACCGTATCGGATCTCTCGAAGCTAATCGCGACGGGGACTTGCGTGACCCTCGATGCGTGTTTGAAGATTCCTCAGCGCAAGGTAAAGGGACGAAGCAGAAGAGTTTCTTCACCTTCGtgcaaggaaaaaaaaaagggcCCCAGTCTCTTTTATACACTCTTGttcattttgttaattataaaaataaataattctactatatttcataatttatattttttataaaaaaaatatttttacttttgttttcgAAAAAGTCCATATGTCACAATATAATTGACATGGGTCTATgttaattctaatttttaacaaacttaatttgttaaaaatattggttgtatgataaataaaataagcaaataacaaaataataaccaTTAAAACTTATGCAATTTTGAATATGAAAAAACACAATTTTagacatttttataatttaatattaaataatatatggaaaaaattaaatcatatttttca is part of the Raphanus sativus cultivar WK10039 chromosome 5, ASM80110v3, whole genome shotgun sequence genome and harbors:
- the LOC108857240 gene encoding GLABROUS1 enhancer-binding protein-like 1, producing MATTNRLNCSDTCLPKSPSEDVSRKKKKNKSASPLIKRIWNEDDELSILKGLVDYRVNTRHDPSFDWDGFFRFVQGSIHVKFSKEQLFSKVRKLRRKFALHMERIDRGEDPLFTRLTDSQAFGYSNMIWGVYQPEVAANDEKAQEEEAQGGGIEKSPGGETTQSCGDDEQMDNAVYVNDNGDESSKLYGGNGTENVVQIENGFRETGRVSNDEPVKDNGRVGNNEPVNENGAEEDAFDGKSLYEVGVDKTTDGKESHDDDADELRVVEDAFETTILQGLSVWQRKLQLKKLMMNLGTEKRKELSNEWKALCSEETKLKIKKLRFTAKLVEAAYDG